The Arachis ipaensis cultivar K30076 chromosome B03, Araip1.1, whole genome shotgun sequence region TGGTTAGTCCacaaaaactttctctttttttttggcgGTCAACTTTTTTGTTATTTCTCATAATATCTCAGTCCTTGGTGAGCCGCGGATCTGAGCTACATTTAAAGATTTTATATTGGTCAATTATTATTGCGTGTATAAGACGAGATTTGAATTCTCCACCATTACTTGAGTGAACAAGTGAGATGACCATTCGACTAACCAAGTTGGCGATTCAAGCTATCACTTCAGTAGTTTGATGTTTATATATGGATTGGGGACTGAGTTGACTTGATGCCAATTTTAGATTTTGAGGGATAAAGAACTAACTTgcatttgtattttgtaatttGTTTCAGCTTATTTTTTACCTCTAAAATTACTTTTTATACTGAAAAAAAAAACGATTTTCATATATGATTaggatcaaattaaaaaataattaggaTTTTTCAAAATGCTagttttgagattttttttttttggttggtaGAAGCTGAAATAGTAGCTTTTCGGAAAAATCAGTGTGGATTAAAGGAACACAATTTTGTTTATGTTAGCATAAGATTGAGATCAATGAAAATGCGTGTAAATGAATTGGTATCGATCCATGTAAGAGATGAATGTAATGGTTGATGGAAGGtttttgtttattgttgtttagTAGGGGAGTGTAAAATCAGATTCAAAAATCACTTCTGCAATATATGAGTGATTATAACTCATCAAGATGTTATTTCTGGAATCTGAATCTACCTTTGACTTTTGGCATAATGTGTCTATACTGTGTTAAATTATTGTCTAAGGTGCATGCTCTATTGTAGTATTAATGTAATGTAATACACTATTGCAATCTATACACTTTCCAAGTACTGAAACTTAGCTGATTAATCTGAGCAGACCAAAGCAGAATGTGAATATCTAATCAATATAGCCAAGCCAAATATGCATAAGTCATCCGTTGTAGATAGTACAACTGGGAAGAGTAAAGACAGCAGGTTAGATATCGAAAATAAATATCCGTTTCTTGTTTATGTTTCCCTTGACACTCTCCGATGCTGAACCTTATTTGAACAAATTCCTTTTTTCGTTCAGAGTAAGGACAAGCTCTGGTACTTTTCTAGCCAGAGGACGTGATAAAGTTGTGAGGAATATAGAGAAGAGAATTGCTGATTTTACTTTTATACCTATAGGTATGTATTCTCATCTATGACCTCCTTTTTTGTATGATTTTTCATTGTTTGGTGAAATTAAATCAATGATTTGATTTTACTTAAAATAACATATGTGTATTAGCTCTAGACTCTACCACTCCCACATGTTTTGTGTCCCTCTATCTGGACTGTGGTGCTAAAATTAATGTTATTCTTCATTGGTGTGCTTGAAGAAACCATAACATAAACAATGTTTCATATTATACAGAGCAGGGTGAAGGACTTCAAGTTCTCCACTATGAAGTTGGACAAAAGTATGAGCCTCATTATGACTactttttggatgaatttaacaCACAGAACGGGGGCCAGCGTATAGCGACAGTACTGATGTACCTGTAAGTGAATTTAGTTGCTGATTAACTTCAATTCTTCATGGATATGAAGACAGATGTTAAAGCTGCATGCTTTTTGGTTCTCATGATACAGCTCAGATGTTGAAGAAGGGGGTGAGACTGTGTTCCCAGCTGCCAAGGGAAATATCAGCTCTGTGCCATGGTGGAATGAGCTTTCCGAGTGTGGAAAGAAAGGTCTTTCAATTAAGCCGAAGAGGGGGGATGCTTTGCTTTTTTGGAGCATGAAGCCTGATGCAACTTTAGACCCATCAAGTTTGCATGGTTAGTTTCTCTTGTTATCATCACGGTCATCATTGTAAGGATTAATTATTATGGTTAATTACACTTTATTCCCTTAAATTTATCCTATGTTTACTTTAGTCCCTAATGTGCAAATCAATTCCTTAAACTTTCCTAAATGTGGATTTTGCTCAAAATAAGTGCACTATATATACCCGTTTGAACTTTTGGTTATCTGGAAATGCCTTCCCTGAACTTTTCATGTTATTCAACTTTTGTTAGAAAATTGTCACATTAAGGAAGTTTGGAAGGTTGATTTGTAAATCAACAAAGTTCAGAGGATAAAATGCAATTAATTCCAAGTATTATTGAGCTGCTAGTTTTATCAACAAGCTTTCTCTTTTGTAGAAGATAAACTAACAACTACAAGCTTCTTTGTTTCTATACAACAATTTTTTCTAGGTGGTTGTCCAGTGATTAAGGGTGATAAATGGTCGTGCACCAAATGGATGCGTATCAATgaatacaaaataaattaaatataccaCAGGTAAATTTCCTCTAGTTTCTTGTAGTACTAACATAAACATAAATCTGCAGTTGAGGCTATGGTAAAATTGTTCCTCAGAGtttgaaaatgaaaattcaaCCCTAAACCATTCTTAAAAAGGGTGTCGAATTAGTCTTTCGATACAAAATCTATGCATGTATGGAAGGATTAAAATGTTAACTTTTCCATAATGTTGAAGGATCTAATCAGGGAATGTTGATGGACGAATTTGTCAATTTTCAATGGCAAGGGGCTACTTTGTCCTACAAACATGAGATTGGaggtttattttcttttatttattgaaattaaTATGGTAGTTATTGCTATTCATCTGGCAGGTTGATTAACTTCTCTAGGCCTTCTCTCTGAGTTCATTGATGCTAATGTTGTACCAAATCATAGTCTGAGCTAAAAATATCTGATGATCATGCTTTCACAGCTGAAAAGAAATGTTATTTACTGAATGATGCGGCATCCCTCTGTAATTTTTTGGTTCTTGTAACGTACCTCAAACTAATTCCTTTTAGGTACCCCTTTTTCAGTTGTATTATTATTAGTAAATATTTAATAAGTTTTTACATATACATATTTGTGAATTTGCAAGACAATAATATATTGACTGAGTATATTACCAGAACTATCTATACCCAGAGTTCAATTTAGTTACCTTATTCATTGAAAGGCCACTATTGAGAGGGACTTATATTGCAAAAATATTTGTGATTTATGCTCATTGTGCAGTGATGATTTTGTCATAGGATGGATTCTGGCTTTTTGGATGCCCATAAATGCTCCTTAGTAAATAAGGAGTGTcacatttttttgttaattaaataaattttaattttttattaattatattaatgtttCAGAGTTAAAAGAATAATTTGCTAATTAAgttagaaatttttttataaggttataaaaaaaataaaagttcaaGACTAGTTATTTGTTTGTTGTTACCTTTTAAGGTCATTTTAAAGGAGCATGCAGTTTCGTTTCTCTTACCTTTTCAGACCACCTTTTATTTTTGTCAATGAATATCTTCTGGGCTCATCTATATCTTACATTTTACACTATTTAGAGTCTATATAGGATTGGGCTTCATATTTGTGAGTATGGATTACATGATTGAGCTGCATATCTGTGGGTATAACAGTGCTAGATATTagccaagttgggttggtctagtggttagctcactagtccgcttaagcaagtgtcgggggttcgaatccgCCTTGTGCATacagcaactcattggccagcggcaaacccttaaatggagctcagtaccgcgacggattagtccttgacctgccgggttaggggataccgtgggaaaccaaaaaaaaaaagaataacctTAACACAAGTTAATATCAATGACAAAAAACTCACACACAAAAATACCTTttaccccaaaaaaaaaaaaccgttaTCAAATAAGACATAAATTCAGATGAAATAGATAAATATTTGATTTCATTCGGTATAGAGAAAGTATACTTGGCTTTCTTTTACTAATCTGTCActcttttaaaattaattactcatATGCACCTTTTTTCACggtgcaatttttttttttttcaagtcctAATCGTAACTGAGAAGCACTGAAGCGTCTAACGCATGCAACGAAGTCCCTAGTGGCTCGCCGCCAACAGccccttctttctttctcctttaaCTCTTCAGTACTTTACCCTAATTCTAGCTTTTTGCTGCCGCAGCACCACCGCACAGTCGTGATCTCGTTGTTCGATCAGAGAGAGTGATGGCGGAATTGGATGCAGCTGAGCGAAAAAAACGAAAAACGGAGCAGGTTGAAATGGCGGAGGAAGCATGCCTTTGCCTTGTTACTTATGAAGAGTTGTTCGTGATCAAACTAAGCAATTTAAAGAAACAAGACGATGATGTCAAAGATTGGACTTATTTGCTTCCGCCACCAAAGATCGAGTTCTCTTTGCAACTTCCAGAGCGTGATTTGTGTCCTTTCGAGTTCGACTCCAAGATCTATATGGCGCCGTCCGCAGCACCGCGTCAGAATCTCACAAAGAAACCCGGCTGCTGGCGAATCTACGAATTCAAATTTGAGGAGCGCAGAATTGAGCTTGCGGAATCACTGGATGGTGTACCCGCCCCTCTTTGCTGGTCATTCATCGCAAACACGCCAGTCTCAGGCCATGTTTACTTCTATATAAATCCACGGTTCATAGATTCTGGATTTTACGTTCTTTGTCCCGGTTCTAGAGTTTGGAAACCGTTAAACCCTCCTCCGGACTACAGCCAAAGAGGTACCGACTTAGTCATGTTCGTCCTCCACAACACCGTCTTTCTTTCATCGTTCACGGGGAGGGGGATAGACTCCTATTTGGCCCACTTCGACCCCATAAAAGAGACTTGGACAGTTGAACCCGACTCTGATAACAATCTTTCGAAATTCATAAATGATAGATACAATCGTGGCCTTGAAACTGGCTCCTATCGTGCTACTTATCCCCCACAAATCTCTGTGCCCCTTCTGGGTCTTGGCAGCAGCAACAACTACACCGTTTGCCTTACCGATGATAAGTATTTGGGGGGATTTCCTCTTAACACACCTTTGGAGAAGGTGTTTGCCATTTTGGTTAACCACCAGAATGGCCGCGTCGCATTATatcaatgccttgatgtgttttttgAGGGTTTTCAACCCTGGATAACAGATATGGCCAGAGTCAATCTTGTTGACCTTGGCAACGGGAAGGTGTGTGCAATACTATCTGCAGATCTATTGGATTCTGGATCTAAATCATTGGCGCTCTGCTTCTCAGTTTTCACACTGTCCCTGTTGGAGGACTTTGCAGCATTGCAACTTGACAGTGGGGCTCCTCCCATGGAGCGAGATTTCTTAAAAGTGACTGTCCATAGGAAGTGTGTCTACATCATGAAGAACTGGAACCCTGCTAATTATATGCGCCACGCCTTTGTTTGGCCATCTTCTAAGGGTGGAAGATTTTACCATAAAACATTACGTGTACTATAGTAACTTTTCTTGTTATTTCCTGTGGCTTTTTATAGTAGGATTTGTACCATGTCCTTGATTGATTGTGGTGATTTGGTTTCGAGATAAGGTAGCATTGCAACTTAtcgtgtcttttttttttttattttcagttaaCATCTATGTATTCGGATGGAGTTCCGCTACACATTTAAGTAATTTTACATCCAAGTTTATTCAAGTTATTTAGTTTATGATGCGAGGCTtcgtcttcttctccttctttcacctcctcctcctccttcttcttctccttcttcttcatatttttttcattatcatcatcgtTACCACTCACCACTACATTtatctcctcctcctcctgttttttgttatttgaatttttttatcttctttttctttttctttttcctcctccATTAttattatcgtcatcaccaacaacactaacattttgctaacatctttattAATTCTGATTCTCTGTGGTGATTAAATgaatcgaaaatattatcaaaacgaaACTTGCCCATCATATAAATTTGAATTCAGAAATACATGCGCCTCGAATGAACCTAAAATTAGTTCAAAACGAAACCATTGTATAATGCCAAATGAACTGaaaattgtccattatataaattcgaattcgatgataatgataagaagaagaagaacgcatGCGCAAATTTGAAAAGTGCAAGAGGAGAAAGAAAACGAGAAAAAGAAACGCGTAACTCAAATCATTTGGATGAATTTAAATGTAAAATTGTTTGGATGTGAAAAATTACTCATTAAGATATGTGAAActttttagattttaatttaaacttgGAAAACATATTTACTTTACAAAATTTATTAGCGTTGTTGCATGCACGGCTTTATTGAGTTAATTTCGTCAATTGAATAATACTAGATCAAAAGTAAAAATAATCGCTGTGAAGTGTCTTCCCACTTGATTGAGTGGCAAACATATTGTGCTGAAATCCTATACCATACCCATTAGTTTGGACAAGTAGATTCTGATGGTAATCAGTGGGGttgaattttagttttttttgttgAATATTATTTTTTgacttttaaaataattttaggaGATATTTTTGCTTTTTGTCTTATAACAAgtcaaaagatatttttttttgtctcataATCGGTtagaagatattttttaattttgtctccaACGTAACAGAAACATAataggagtagaagagaaagagagaatcacacccaaaagtatcctggttcagctgctaagtgcaatgcagcctacatccagtcttcaTCACAACAGTgacagaatttcactataatcatcagatTACATACACCGATTCTTCCCTAGGATCTatccaatcctatctgggacaaatccaaATTCTATCCTCAAATCTGAACTTGACTTGAACTCCTACCAAACTTTCaaccgcaaagtgctaacccaacttgcaagggaatccccacaggatcatgaaacacaacatacagatgtacaaagaaactctgagacatctatgactttttctttaattttgctcaatacaaaataaaacccattgaaggagaagaactctgtTAGTTTAGGGTAACTATAAGAACTCTGTGTTTACTCTCCTTgtctcaacccttggccgttcagccttattatagaaggggaagcttccaagattaaaaccggttcaaccaagccAGCAACATCTTCTCCAACAAATAGCCAgttcggacagagagaagagagagaaaaaaccgAAACAGAaccaacatgcatgtacctctctcatcccttctcatcaagcTCTTTCACTCTGAGCCCTTGATCTTGACTTTGGCTTCAAGAAAGGActctgacccttgatgaaccTCTGATCTTTGACAGcttcatgctttttctttttgcttcttcctATCCGTAGCTTCAGAGGCTTCCTTCTCTTTTGGAATAACAAAAATGGAAAAGAGCTTTATCCACTGAGATCTTCTTCTTTGACCGAGACGGATCTCTCCTATTCTTGGCATGGAAGATCTTGAAGCTCCTCTTCAAAATCGTGCCTTCAATGGTAAAGATCTAGCTACACCATGTTTCGGATCTTCCTTTTTGCAAAGGTCATCATCATCCTAACATTTTCTTCTTCCATTAGCCTCACTGTATTTGTACTTCTCTTCTGATAACTTGTTCATTCTTCTTTCCTGAGTGAAGTGACCAAATAGcaaagaagagagaggagagataagATACAAATCTTTCAATACAATATTAAATGAAATTGAATTGTGATTTTCAGTTACTTATGTGAACATTTAACCAAAATGGAATATAAGTTCTGGTAACCAATGCATGCATTAAATtggattgaaatttgaattctatACAAAGAATAATTGTTTTGGGCTGTACACTGGTTTTTAACCCAATTAGCTTTGCTCTCCCTTTTAAATAATTCAGCCACATTGCATGGAATATTTTTGCACAAAGATTGATCACATTTTTATCACATTGGGCTTATATTGCTTTTTAGCCCAACAACAACATaaaaattcattttattttttctgcACACTAACAACCTCATTAACTAAATAATTAGAaacaaatattaaattaataattttttaattaatatttgacCATCATAATCATTCgaattttccaaactcatcatatTCTTGTCTGCAAATATTTTATATAACACTTTTAAAGTCTACattatcaaatttttaaattgCTCTTAAAATTTTGGCAtaagtaaaaatttttaagtttcttTCCATGGTTGCCTCCGGCATGGCTGCCGAGGTCGGCGTCACTCGCAATTTCAAAACTGTGGGAGGCGGCGTTGCTGGAGGGATTTGTGTTTCGATCTAAAGTATTTTGAGTTGCGTTTGTTTCTGAGAACAGGACAAAACAAGATATTGAGAATAAGACATAAAGGATAGAGATACAAAATCTTGCGTTCTTgtattttatttggtgataaattagaacaaattaagaaaattcaatttattctcatctttttcattcaaaaaatttgtgacaaaaaatataataataaaaaatataattatgaaaaattaacaagaataatgaacaaaaataaaaaataagttgtgtctcttaTTGGTATCTCTATGTCCTTTATATTAGGATAAATACAAAATACATTAATATTCAGTGTCTTTGGACACATTGTCTTTGTCTATGTCTTTTTTATCAAACACAATTTTATAATTCTATGTCTCTGTCTCAATATCCTGTCTCTACAAACAAATGCAGCATACTTATATGCTATTCTCTTCTCATTTCTTTAGTAAAATCatagttttttttctttaaatttaatattttaaatttttaacttaaAATTATTTGACTAAGAAAAAGGTTtacattttgatattttttattcatGTTAATTTATGAATGATCAACTCTCAgggttttttatttcaaaatacaTAAtgcattttaaataattaattgaatttaTACTTCGTGTATATTATTTCTGAGCCATTTTTAACCACGtatgaataaagaaaagaaatagtTTGAAATTTCACATAAAGTTAGAATGACTcttgtttaaaaaaaatcattttaaaaattagaCTTGAATCATATTTATAATGTTATCGTTATATCACCTGATTACATTATTGATTAGACTAAAAAAGCAATAAATAAGAATGAAGAAGGAAATTAAATTCAAACCAAGTTTATAAATGGTTGGAGATTTAtctaattcaaatttttatagCCATTATTAAACAAAATAAGCTAATGTGGTCAATTTTGCTATAAAGGGTTTTTATTAGTCTATATTCTTTCGAAGATaattatttctaaaaataaaaggataaaatataccttttgtccttgaagtttgacaaaaattttaaaaatacctataagttttattttgtttcaattttatctcaaaagttttcgatttgcatcaaatatattcccgatggctaatttttcaaaaaatttaagaccaattcaacaataatttcataagaacaaccttcAACACAAACAAattaagcataattttcatgcattattgttctattagtcttaaattttttgaaaatttagtcgtTAAGAGTATAtttaatgcaaatcgaaaatttttgaaataaaattaaaacaaaataaaatttagaaatatttttaaaatttttactaaacttcaggaacaaaaaatatactttacccaaaatAAAATACACGCATGCATATAGATTAAAATTTATATGGTGTAAAGAAATTCTTTACACGCACGTCTAATTCATATGTGATAATATACTACTCTGTACAAAGCCCTATACATAACTAGGAGAGCAAAAAGTTAAGAACAAATGGAACCAAAAAAACATAAGAGCGATGTTGTCAAAAAAACATACGTATCGATTTAATGCATCATATCATTTTACTACAAACTTAAAAGTTGTTAATATATACACACACTACACGAGAAGGATTCGTTTAATTGTGTAGGTATAAGTTTTCTTTAACTTATATTCTCAAATAATTTCTTATGTAGGATCAGAGACGGATTTATGTGCAGAGGTGTGGGGGGTAATTATCCCCATTGAATTTTCAAAAgactatatatatagagagagagagagagaattgcctCCATTACAATAATTTATTTGTCCCcgtactttaaaaaaaattatgtgtaaaaaatatttatattattaaatattaatctaACTTCCGGTTCTATGATAAGCGGTTTTAAGTAAAGAACCAAACCGTTTATATTGTTGGTTTTCGGTCGGATCGGTTCAATCGGTCGgttcggtccggttttcagaaccttggttatGCACTAGTGTTATTAGAAAGACTATTTGTGTATCCATTATTTTAATAGTGAAAGATTTTACTGAACTAGGTCCCGTggattttttgtccctctttttgGAGTTTTCCCACGATAAAATTCTGGtgtttgattatttaatttctaccATTATATTTGTTGCTTGTAGTATCTTTAgtattgcctatttaatcgcaTAAGTTGtgagaaaattattttttgtgcttccgctgttagacagattcttattaaattttaatttttccaacaaaaaaatacataaattacgGTGATCTACCTCTATTTtcttataaatttaatattattctttAACACATAAATAGTGAAAAGGGTAATGAATTTACAAAATTGTACATAAAATCAATAATCTAACGATCTAtgcacaaaaataaaaatactcaataaccTTGACATAATTTATATGCATAAagtaaacaccaaaaattttagatcggataaattagtttttaataaattgTTGTTCTCTAGAAGCTTTTAAAAATTACTCTCACCAAACAGATTATTTTTCTATTGTtctcaattaaatttttaatatacttATTGGACAAATAAAttcttaataaattttattataaggTAATTAAGTTTCCAAAAATGATACtttaaaattagattttttttcaaataaacgACGGAAGGTCAATATGTTCCATGGAAGTAATTCACGaagacttttaaaaaaataaaaattttaaatttgttaaaaaCCAAAGCATCCGAGCAAttctttaagaatcaatttaagTGTTTATTTATCCAATTAATAACCAAAAACCTAACACAtcaaattttattgaataaaaataaaacaaaatataaaacacATTACTATGAATAATTAACATTCTTATATAAAAGTAACATTCatcaatttatattttgtttaaaaatGAAGCATTACGACAATAATTttcatgtgtatatatataaataaaatgcaTTATGATTTTTTTCATTTGAACAATTTTTACGTGTTTCATTTAAATTATGTATTATcgtttaatattttttgttattataaatTTATGAATGTTATTTTTTAGGAATgttttttatgatatatattcttATAGTTTGTTTAAAAATAAAGCATTAGGATTTAGGATAAGTGTATAGTCTGTGCAATTTCAAAACCATAATATAATCTTCCGTGAAATTTGCGTCTAATAAAGTGGTTTGGCCATCAGATATCTTCAACCTGTGCAGTGCTCGAATCTTCTGGTGCTGGTATGTGTATATATAGAGAGAATAAGTTGATATTCGAAACCCTAGTGGCTCGCCAACAGccccttctttctttttcctttaacTCTCCAGTACTTTACCCTAATTCTAGCTTTTTGCTGCCGCAGCACCACCGCACAGTCGTGATCTCGTTGTTCGATCAGAGAGAGTGATGGCGGAATTGGATGCAGCTGAGCGAAAAAAACGAAAAACGGAGCAGGTTGAAATGGCGGAGGAAGCATGCCTTTGCCTTGTTACTTATGAAGAGTTGTTCGTGATCAAACTAAGCAATTTAAAGAAACAAGACGATGATGTCAAAGATTGGACTTATTTGCTTCCGCCACCAAAGATCGAGTTCTCTTTGCAACATCCAGAGCGTGATTTGTGTCCTTTCGAGTTCGACTCCAAGATCTATATGGCGGTGTCCAGCTCACCGCCTCTAAATCTCGGAAGGAAACCCGGCTGCTGGCGAATCTACGAATTCAAATTTGAGGAGCGCAGAATTGAGCTTGCGGAATCACTGGATGGTGTACCCGCCCCTCTTTGCTGGTCATTCATCGCAAACACGCCAGTCTCAGGCCATGTTTACTTCTATATAAATCCACGGTTCATAGATTCTGGATTTTACGTTCTTTGTCCCGGTTCTAGAGTTTGGAAACCGTTAAACCCTCCTCCGGACTACAGCCAAAGAGGTACCGACTTAGTCATGTTCGTCCTCCACAACACCGTCTTTCTTTCATCGTTCACGGGGAGGGGGATAGACTCCTATTTGGCCCACTTCGACCCCATAAAAGAGACTTGGACAGTTGAACCCGACTCTGATAACAATCTTTCGAAATTCATAAATGATAGATACAATCGTGGCCTTGAAACTGGCTCCTATCGTGCTACTTATCCCCCACAAATCTCTGTGCCCCTTCTGGGTCTTGGCAGCAGCAACAACTACACCGTTTGCCTTACCGATGATAAGTATTTGGGGGGATTTCCTCTTAACACACCTTTGGAGAAGGT contains the following coding sequences:
- the LOC107632438 gene encoding uncharacterized protein LOC107632438 translates to MAELDAAERKKRKTEQVEMAEEACLCLVTYEELFVIKLSNLKKQDDDVKDWTYLLPPPKIEFSLQHPERDLCPFEFDSKIYMAVSSSPPLNLGRKPGCWRIYEFKFEERRIELAESLDGVPAPLCWSFIANTPVSGHVYFYINPRFIDSGFYVLCPGSRVWKPLNPPPDYSQRGTDLVMFVLHNTVFLSSFTGRGIDSYLAHFDPIKETWTVEPDSDNNLSKFINDRYNRGLETGSYRATYPPQISVPLLGLGSSNNYTVCLTDDKYLGGFPLNTPLEKVFAILVNHQNGRVALYQCLDVFFEGFQPWITDMARVNLVDLGNGKVCAILSADLLDSGSKSLALCFSVFTLSLLEDFAALQLDSGAPPMERDFLKVTVHRKCVYIMKNWNPANYMRHAFVWPSSKGGRFYHKTLRVL
- the LOC107629469 gene encoding probable prolyl 4-hydroxylase 10, encoding MAKPRYSRFQPARKTTSSSSMILTSLLIFTFLVLILLALGILSIPTASNHHVSKPNDLTHIAHNTLHTGEDDDGNGEHWIEVVSWEPRAFIYHNFLTKAECEYLINIAKPNMHKSSVVDSTTGKSKDSRVRTSSGTFLARGRDKVVRNIEKRIADFTFIPIEQGEGLQVLHYEVGQKYEPHYDYFLDEFNTQNGGQRIATVLMYLSDVEEGGETVFPAAKGNISSVPWWNELSECGKKGLSIKPKRGDALLFWSMKPDATLDPSSLHGGCPVIKGDKWSCTKWMRINEYKIN
- the LOC110269865 gene encoding uncharacterized protein LOC110269865; this encodes MAELDAAERKKRKTEQVEMAEEACLCLVTYEELFVIKLSNLKKQDDDVKDWTYLLPPPKIEFSLQLPERDLCPFEFDSKIYMAPSAAPRQNLTKKPGCWRIYEFKFEERRIELAESLDGVPAPLCWSFIANTPVSGHVYFYINPRFIDSGFYVLCPGSRVWKPLNPPPDYSQRGTDLVMFVLHNTVFLSSFTGRGIDSYLAHFDPIKETWTVEPDSDNNLSKFINDRYNRGLETGSYRATYPPQISVPLLGLGSSNNYTVCLTDDKYLGGFPLNTPLEKVFAILVNHQNGRVALYQCLDVFFEGFQPWITDMARVNLVDLGNGKVCAILSADLLDSGSKSLALCFSVFTLSLLEDFAALQLDSGAPPMERDFLKVTVHRKCVYIMKNWNPANYMRHAFVWPSSKGGRFYHKTLRVL